The following are from one region of the Coffea eugenioides isolate CCC68of chromosome 2, Ceug_1.0, whole genome shotgun sequence genome:
- the LOC113762699 gene encoding heavy metal-associated isoprenylated plant protein 43, whose translation MKKTEVKVNINCHKCKSDVLKAVTKLQGVDQVTADAAKGIVTVVGEVDPVCVITRVRKTGKFAEIISVGPPKKPDPPKTVPAKPDKPDNDPPKPLPPSCPQCQYVVVSYVPDDSRICSIL comes from the exons ATGAAG AAAACTGAAGTGAAAGTGAACATTAACTGCCACAAATGTAAGAGTGATGTGCTGAAAGCAGTTACCAAGCTTCAAG GTGTTGATCAGGTAACAGCGGATGCGGCCAAGGGGATAGTAACTGTTGTTGGTGAAGTTGATCCAGTGTGTGTAATTACTCGAGTGAGGAAGACAGGAAAATTTGCAGAAATTATAAGTGTTGGACCTCCCAAAAAACCTGATCCTCCTAAAACTGTCCCCGCTAAGCCTGACAAGCCAGATAATGATCCACCAAAGCCTCTTCCCCCCTCTTGTCCACAATGCCAATATGTTGTTGTCAGCTATGTTCCCGATGATAGCAGAATTTGCTCCATTCTTTAA
- the LOC113760312 gene encoding nuclear pore complex protein NUP98A-like, whose protein sequence is MRGKECSIFNSPFLQVKVFCNEEKVATFKVDNALISKENPGPQVFNSTKDSPWNDKAKESSGQQGTSNNMNESGTSDQTSNAEVVQNRSVGSNLNTNGVIYNDNPIPAGCFHIIVKEDDDGEVADSEEGEVADNVGQNPNIAAIMPKIHSADCYTKPPINELAARERAEPGFCACVKDFVFGRQGYGSIKFLGETDVRELDLESLIQFNHGEVIVYMDESRKPPIGQGLNRPAEITLFNVRCIDKNSRKAYIDGPKVEKYKEILRQKAAELGAEMVSYDPQQGEWKFKFQHF, encoded by the exons ATGCGTGGTAAAGAATGTTCAATATTTAACAGCCCTTTCTTGCAGGTTAAGGTGTTCTGTAATGAAGAAAAGGTAGCAACTTTCAAGGTGGATAATGCGTTGATCTCAAAGGAAAATCCTGGGCCTCAGGTTTTTAATTCCACTAAAGACTCTCCATGGAATGATAAAGCAAAAGAATCATCAGGACAGCAGGGTACATCCAATAATATGAATGAGAGTG GAACATCAGATCAAACAAGCAATGCCGAAGTTGTCCAGAATCGTTCTGTGGGATCCAACTTGAACACTAATGGGGTAATTTACAATGACAATCCCATTCCAGCAGGATGCTTTCATATTATAGTAAAAGAAGATGACGATGGAGAAGTTGCAGACAGTGAAGAGGGAGAAGTAGCAGACAATGTTGGACAGAACCCTAATATTGCAGCTATCATGCCAAAGATCCATAGTGCTGACTGTTATACCAAACCGCCAATCAACGAATTAGCAGCAAGGGAAAGGGCTGAACCAGGATTCTGTGCCTGTGTCAAGGACTTTGTTTTTGGAAGACAGGGCTACGGCAGCATCAAGTTTTTGGGGGAAACAGATGTGAGGGAACTTGACCTGGAGTCTCTTATTCAGTTTAACCATGGAGAGGTGATTGTGTACATGGATGAGAGCAGGAAACCACCAATTGGTCAAGGCCTTAATAGACCAGCTGAGATAACTCTCTTCAACGTCAGATGCATTGACAAGAACAGCAGGAAAGCATACATAGATGGACCGAAGGTTGAGAAATACAAGGAGATACTCAGACAGAAGGCAGCCGAGCTAGGTGCTGAGATGGTTTCTTACGATCCACAGCAAGGAGAGTGGAAATTCAAGTTCCAACATTTCTAG